The Nostoc sp. NIES-3756 DNA window GACACGGCGCACATAGTCGCGTTCATCACTTGTAGCTAGTTGTTGCAACCAAGGTAAAGTTTCCGAGTCATCTTTCCAAGTCGTGGCGACAGATGTCACTGCTTGGGAGCGAATTTCTTGTACTAGTTGAGTTTCTTCTTCATCTAAATAAGGTTGGTAATAGTAACCAAGGTCATATTTAGTTAATGCTTTGATTTGTTGGAGTAATTTAGTGGCTGTGGCTGCTACTAATAGACGGTTTCGTACTTCCGCCAGACATTTCGCAGCCAGAAAGATATTAATAAATTTGTCTTGCTCACCATTTTGAGCCATTAAGTATTCTAGAATTTCACAGACAAATCTTGGCTCAATCATCCCTGTAATGAGGCGGAGAACTTCATGCCAAGTTTCGTCTTGCCAGTGTTTACCAAATACTTCTTGATTTAAGTCTTGAATTGAAAGAGTTTGTGTTTCTTTAAATTGCCAAACAAACTCCCAAGCACAGAAATATTCTAAAAAAGTCCGATGGACAAAAGCATAATAATCTGCGCCCAGGTAAGATAACATAAAGTTGCGCGTCCGTAGTTGATTAATCATGACTCTGGCAACTATGACAGGCTGGTCAAACTCAATATTTTTTAAGTAACGAATTAAAATCTTTTCTAAATCACCTGTACTAATTAAATTCCCAGCTAAACCCTTGGCGCTGGTTTGCATCTTATAAGCCACTTGGCGCAACATGGCTTGCTTATCTTTATAATCGATGGTTTTCGGGTCTAGGCGATAATCTTCCACTAAAGCGCGTTCTACATCCCATTGATGCAGCAGCACCCGTGATGCTTGCTCGTACAGCGTGGCTCTATCTCTAGGTAACTCTTGGTTACGGTTGAGGACGGCCATCATAGTTAATAATAGGGGATTACCTGCTAGTTCGGCGATCGCAACTGACGTATCAATTGCCCTGTGCAGTCGTTCCTTCTTCCGCCGCCTATCTCCTTCATCACTGAAGGTTAATTCATGCCAGCGATGGATAAAATCTTGTATTTGTTCTGGTTCCAAATCTTGTAACATGAAATGACGAAATTCTGCATCTCGCAACCTTTGGGGTTTGTAACCAATAACGCGAGAAGTAACAATTACCCGCACATCAGGATATTGATTTGTAAAACGATGAATATCCGTAATAATATCTTCCCGTTTCCCCAGTTCAAATACCTCATCTAAACCATCAAACATTACTAAAGCATTACCAGTCTTTAGCTGTTCATGGAGTTTATGTTGATTTAGATGATGAACTATCCCACTACTTTTATGAAAAAAATCGAGAAAATTACTACACTCATTATTTTCTCGCCGTCGCATATAAGTGCGTAATTCAATTAATAAAGGTAGCGGCTGAGAAATAGCACTGCCTAATGGTGTTTCTGCCCAATTCAAGGCAAGAAATTGTAATAAAGTAGATTTTCCTGAACCTGGATCGCCTAAAATTACTATATATTGATAATTTTGCCGATTATTAATAATATCTAATACCGAAAAAGTGGGTTGATTAAGATAAACTTGTTTGTAATATGCTAACTCATCCAAAGAAATATCTTCTATTTGATGACTTTCTCTCAGTTGTTTTAAATGTTCTTTCGGCAGTTCATGTACTTGAGGCAAAACCTGATGAACTTCACGCACATTTTGAGCGATGAACATGCGCCACAGTTTCAACTCATTGTAAGCGTAGCCAGTAGTATCTAAGCTATCTAACCTCAAGTTACCATATCGTTCCCGCAGACCTTCTTGATAACCAAGCAAATCAAATTCTGTGGGTATATTAGCTATTTGCTGTAAGCTATCTCTAACTTCTTCTAAATGCTGAGAATCTAGAATTGGGCGTAATTTATCTGATTCTCGGATAATAGCTTTAACTTTTTTGAGATAACGTTTAGCTAATCTTTCCCAATCAAATTCTTGTGGTAGATTTGGTAAATTATTCTCATACCAAGCCTTAGCTAAACTTTGAGAATTAATAACTTGACAATCTGGTTTAAAAGGAAGACCAAGAAGATTTTTGAGAGATTTATCCTGAATAAATATACTTAAAGGTTGAGTATACTTTTCTAACTCTGATCCTTCTAAGTCTGCATCTTCTAATTCCTGCTGCATTAACTGCAAGAACTCCTTTAAGGCTGTACCAGCAGCAGTTTCAATATCTTCCTTTTGTAGCTTCTGTAAAATATTATTAGGGACAGATTTTAATAAGTCTTTAGCCCAATCTTTAGCCGCGTCCTTTGCTAAGTCCTCAAAAATTGACTTAAAAGCAAACCCGACAGCTTGAGTTACGCCCCAAACAGCTAACCAATCTAATATCATACCCGCGTTTGCCTAGCTATAGACTTCGAGTATATCCATTAGCTGACCGAACGGCTGTAGATTTCAGCATATTTGCAGAAAATCAACCTGGTCATTTTGATTGAGAACTGATTGGTAAATCCTCATCTACTATCCCATTGCTTTCTAACTATGGGGGAATTTCCGTACTTGATATTCCCCAGATTCTACTAACTCATAACCATGACCCACAGCTTGACTAAAGGTTTGCTCAATAGCCTGCAAATCCTCTGTTGGTATGGCTTGCCAATGTTCCTTAGTCTCCCAATGAATCACAAAGACAACCTCTGTAAAGTTGTGGGGATTAATCCAAACTTCTTTACCTAGAAAGCCTGGATACCGTGCTAGTGCTGTTGTCCAAATCTCTGCATCCTTCTGGATATAAGCCTCTCTCAGATCAGGGTCAACTTTAAACTTAAGAAATTCTATAACCACACCCATTCATTCCTTATATTTGTCAATCTGCCAAAATAGAGTTGTATAGAATAATTACGCTTCCAGCATAGCTTGATTGCATACACTCAGGAGCAAGGGTCGGCTGGGTTTGAAACAAGGAACAGGAAAAGAATATGGACAGCAACAACTGGTTGCAGCAGCTAATGATGCTTGGTATCGGTACAACGTCTGTCGTAGCGGAAAAGCTTAAGCAGGCTAGTGATGAATTGGTTAAGGACGGTAAACTCAATCCAGAGCAAGCTAAGGCGGTAATGGATGACATTGTACAGCAGTTAAAGTCGGAGCAGGGAAACTGGGATGCCCAAATGCAACGACAAATGCGTAATATGATGCAGGATTTAGGAGTAGCGCGTCAGTCTGAAGTAGATGAACTGCGGGGGAGAATTGACCGTTTAGAACGTCAAGTGCGCGATTTAGAAAATAAGCTTTGGCGTTAGGATGCGCTTGTGTTTTAAACTAATTGTGTCCTGTTGGTAATTTTCGTTGCCAAACTACCTCATTGGGGGGCTAATTTTGAAAGCAATTTTACTCAGCATAGGTTTGATGCTGGTCTGTGTTGTAGTTTTGGTGTTAGCGCAAGTAGGCGGTAAACAGGACTCTGCCATTGCTGCTAATTTACCTCAAACTCCACCAGCCGTCACAAGTGTTAAAGAAAACAATACTCCAACAAAGAAAAATAATATGTCTGATGCTAACGCCGTCACTACCGCTTCTGGACTCAAGTATGTAGAGATCAAAGAAGGTACTGGTGCGACTCCTAAAACTGGACAAACTGTTGTAGTTCACTACACTGGTACTTTAGAAGATGGTACTAAATTTGATAGTTCACGCGATCGCAATAGTCCCTTCAACTTCAAAATCGGCGTTGGACAGGTAATCAAAGGCTGGGATGAAGGACTCAGCACCATGAAAGTAGGCGGTCGCCGTACATTAATCATTCCCTCAGACTTGGGTTATGGCGCTCGTGGTGCTGGTGGTGTAATTCCTCCCAACGCTACCTTAATATTTGACGTTGAATTGCTGGAAGTTAAGTAGGGGAAGTTGACAGTTGATAGGGGATAGGAGGCAGGAGTTAATCATTTTCTCCCCCTCTCCCTCATCTTTTCCTACTCCCACCCTGCGGGTTCGCGTAGCGTCTCGTTAGAGAAGCAAGCTACATCTCCTCCCATTTCCCCTACTCCCTTTTAATAACCTGACCTAGCTAAGTTTTTGAACTTGGTAAATTGTGGGTCGAATAAGAGTTTTACTGTACCAGTGGGGCCGTTGCGGTGCTTGGCTACGATGACTTCGGCAATGCCGCGATCGGGGCTATCGCTGTTATAGTAATCATCGCGGTATAACATGATGACTAAATCCGCGTCCTGTTCAATAGAATTGTGAACGATGATGTTATTAGCAATAAAATTGTGCAGACCAGGAACAGTCAAATCAAATACTTCTTCCTCGCTGCTATATTCAATTGCAACAATTTCATCCCAATAAACATCACTCTGAGCAAGAGCAAGTAATTCACTAGATTGAACAACCTCAGCAACTTTCAAAGCTCTTTCTCTACTTAAATTCGCTTTGTAAAGCGTGGAGCCACAATAGGATATCTCTATCTTTGAATGTAATTCTCTTGTTGTCAATTCCGCAGATTGCATTGCAGGTAAAACGAGTTTTTTCCAAACATCTTTGGGGATTGTATCTCTATTAGTATTGTGAATGCAATTTTCCAGGTGTTCAAAAATTTGTTGCAGTGAACCTAGCTTGTATTTTCCTACTGCTCCAATATGAAGAATAAATAACTCAAGGTCAGGTTTACCAGTTATTTTTACATGGTACTGGTCTCTACCTTTGCCCAATTGAGGAACTGTCTTGAGTGTTGCATTAATACCAAACTTTAATAAAAGAGTTTGTACATCAACAGCCAATCTATAACTACTAGTTGCATAATATGCAATAGGTCTTGGTTTTTTACCTCTAACTAATTTAATAGAACCATCTGTACTCCATAAATGTCTAAGAAAGCAAGATATTAACTCTATTGGTTGTAGGAATAACTCTTGAGGAACAAATTTTTCGTAAGACCTCAAACCAAAAACACCAAGAGAATCTAGCCATTTGGCTACAGGATTTCTCACACTATGAGTTAAGCGTTGTGTTGCAGACAAATAAACTTGATACCAGCCGCGTTCAGGTGAAATTCTAGGAGTAATTGCATCCCCAAAAACTTCTTTTGCTAAGAAAACGACATTTTCAGCTAAATCTATTTCCCTGGTAGTGTACTGTATTGCATGACGTGGCAATGTACAACCATCACCGATTAAATGCCCTAATAATGCAACTTCAGCATAAGTCATGGTTTGTTTACCAAGACTGGGTAGATGCCGTGGTAAACATAAATGTTGTCTAGGACTTAACTCATCTAGTCTACGCCAACCATGAATTGTCAGGAATTTGTGATTAGCTGTAGCACGAATTTTGCACCCCTTACGAGTCGTTAGGGTAAATACAGGCTTTATACCTGTTGAAAAGGCATTACTAACAACTGCCTTTTCTAACTTCATTGTGGCTTGATTTAAAGCCCAAACGGCAAAACCAGACTTACCTACTAATTCCTTAATGGGTACTTGTAAACCGCTATCTGCTAACGTTATTAAGCTATCACCAGTTAAACAACCTGACTCTCTTAAATCAGATAACATAGGGCGCTTGTTGGTACGTGCTTCTACGCCGCGACTTAGCTGAGATAAAGCGATCACAGGCACAGATAATTCCCTAGCTAAACCTTTGAGCGAACGGGTAATTTTTGATAATTCTTGTACACGATTATCACCGCCTCCCTCCATCAATTGCAGGTAATCTATAACTATCAAACCTAGTTCTAAACCCTGTTCGGCTTGCAGTCTGCGGGCTTGAGAACGCATTTGGGTGACGGTAATATTTGGCGTATCATCGATAAAAATGGGCATTTCCGAAAGCATACTAATTGCCCGGCTTAATGGTTCCCATTGTGTTTGACTCAGGCGACCACTCCGCAGATAACCGCTTTCGATTTGGGCTTCACTTGCGAGTAGACGTTGTACCAGTTGCTCTTTAGACATTTCTAAACTGAAAACAGCAACAGGTAACTTCATTCCCGCAGCAATGTTATTAGCTAGGTTCAGGCAAAATGCTGTTTTCCCCATTGACGGCCGACCAGCGACGATAATCAAATCCGATCGCTGAAAGCCACTGGTCATGGCATCTAAATCATAAAAGCCGCAGGGAATCCCAGGTAAGGCAATGCCTTGATTGCGATCCTCAATTTCTTGAAAGTTATTAATTAAGGTGTCGGCTATGTGAACTAAACCTGATTGGGGGCGTTCTTGAGTAACACCAAAAACTTTTTGTTCTGCTTGGTCTAATACTATGGGTAATTCTTTATCTGTCTCGTAACCGAGATGGACAATTTCATTGCCAGCTTTAATTAATTGCCGTCGCAGGTACTTTTCCATTACCAACCCGGCTAAGGCATCAATATTCACAGCCGATACGGTGCGGTCTACCAGTGTGGCTAATTTATTTCTGCCACCAATGCGAGTTAACAACTCATTATCAGTCAGCCAACTTGTGACCGAGAGTAAATCTGTAGGTTTACCTTGAGCATGGAGACGTAACGCAGCTTGGTAAATATCTTTATGGGCGCTAACATAAAATGCTTCAGAAAGGAGGCGATCGCTTACTCGACCAATCGCTTCTGGATCTAACAAAATCCCCCCCAAAATCGCTTCTTCCGCTTCGATGTTTTGGGGTGGAAGGCGATCGCTACCATCACCGTGAAAACTTAATTCTTCAGCCATAAGGGTGGAAGTGGGGAGAGATGTAGCTTGCTTCTCTAACAAGACGCTACGCGAACCCGCAGGGTGGGAGTAGGGGAAGATGAGGGAGAGGGGGAGAAAATGATTAACTCCTGCCTCCTGCCTCCTGCCTTCTGCCTCCTGCTCCGATTAACTAGCTACTACTTCGATATCAACTACTGCTGTTACATCGGAGAATAGCTTGATTTCTGCTTTGTAAGTACCTAACTTACCAATGTCGGGAATGGTAATACCACGACGGTCTACTTCTTGACTTGTAGCTGCTTGAATCGCATCTGCAACATCTTGGCTGGTGACTGTACCGAAAATAGCTTCGTTTTCACCAACTTGCTTGGCAATTTTCAAGCTACCAACTTTTTCTAAGCTGGCTTTCTGCTCTAATGCTTGTTGTTTGAGTTCTGCTTGACGTTGCCGTTCTTGTTCGCGGCGACGTTCTACTTGCTTGAGAATACCAGGAGTGGCATGAGTTGCCAAACTCTGAGGAATCAAATAATTACGAGCATAACCAGGAGCTACTTCCACTAAGTCGCCGGATCTGCCTAGCTTGCTGACATCCTTTGTTAAAACTAATTGTACGCGCTTCGCCATTGTTTTCTATTTTCCTGTAAAATCTCATTAACTTGGGTTGCAGCAGGATAGCTCACGTTAGTGTAACCCTATTCCCAGCATTTCTATACCCTAAAGCTTACAGATCCTAGCGAACTGCCGGGGGCGATCGCAACTCTTTGGTATGAAAAAGTTTAAATTTGTTGACTGTTGACTGGAGCGGAGTAGAAAAAACAACTGAACAACTGCCTAAAACCTATCCTTTAATCCCCGGATACGAGCAAAGGTTTGGATGGGGTCGTTACTTTTAACTGCTGTTTGTAATGCGGGTTGCTCCCAGCGTAAAAAGGGGTTGGTGAGCTTTTCTACGCCTAGTTGTGAGGGTACTGTGGGTATTCCTTGAGTGCGTTGCTTTTGGACTTCATCAAAGCGTTTTTGTAAGTCGGTATTCCCAGCATCTACACTGAGTGCAAATTGTAAATTCTTTAATGTGTATTCATGAGCGCACCAGACACGAGTATTTTCTGGTAGAGAGCGTAGCTTAGTTAAAGATTCTACCATTTGTGCTGGTGTGCCTTCAAATAAGCGACCGCAACCACCAGCAAACAGGGTATCGCCACAGAATAATTCCCCCGGTTCGTTTGGTGTTTGAGGAGGGAAGTAGTAAGCGATGTGGGCGCGGGTGTGTCCGGGTACGAAGATAACATCGGCTACTCTATCAGCAAATTGGACGCGATCGCCTTGTTGTAAAAATACTTGCTGTCCTGGGATTCTACCTTTATCTTCGGCTCCACCATAAACTTTCACTTGGGGGAACTTTTGGATTAACTGCTGATTTCCACCTACATGATCATTGTGATGGTGTGTATTAAAAATTGCCACTAACTCTGCATTTAATTGAGCCAATTGTTTAAGTACTGGCTCGGACTCTGCCGGATCAACAACAGCCGCAATATTCTGTTGAGGGTCATGCAATAAAAAAATGTAATTATCTGAAAGTGCCGCTAATCGAATCACCTGCATAATCTTTAATCTCTTTTATACATCAATAGCAATCAGTGCTGATCTGTGAGCAAGATACTTCTGTTATGCTTCCTGCCTCCTCATTTCTCTCTAGTTAATGTCATAAGAAAAACTTATATTCTATTGTTTCTATTTGAAATCCCAGAAACCATGATAGTATACAACCGTGATTACACTGGAAGTGTACAAAAAAAATACAAAGATGTTGACTATTTATCAGTAATACTTCTCTGGAAGAGAGTATAAATACAAAGTTAAATTATTTGTGTTCTTTTTTGCTGGGAAATAGCAAAATACTATGGATATACAGATATAAATATTTAATTTTAGTGAAAACTTGTTGATACTTTCGCGATCGCCTAAGTATTGATTTTTATACCCAAGACCAAATCATTCCCACATTCAGTTTGTTGCCATAGGAAAAAATATGAGTAGTGACTACAGATACAGTTACAGCAGTGTTTATAGTCAATCAGAAACAGCAGTTAAGCCAGTCGTAGATAGAATCTTACGCTCCGGTAAATTAAGTCCTCAAGACCATGATCTGCTCACCTCAGTGGTATTGAATCGTAATGATATTAGTGAAGCAGAACGTCGCCAAATTAACCGCATCTTTGACCATATCCAGACAGGGCAATTAAAACTGACTGAGTGGTAACGCAATTAAGGGAATTATTAGTATGCTCAGGATTACTAGTATATTAATTTACTTATAGAATACGTAAAAACTGAGATAGAAGCAGATGAAAATATCTTTTATCTGACCTCTTACTTCTTTTTCTATGGCTACATACCATATGAGGATTTATGATTATCTTGGACAGGTTAAATTATCCCAACAATATTAAATTGTGAATCTACAGGCGAACAAATCCAGCTTAAAAGTTTCTATTATTGTCAGCGACTTATCCAGTGCTGGAGCAGGAAGGTGGGGAGGCGGTTCTGTACGTTCTTTTCTCCTAGCTCAAGCACTGCAAAAGCTGAATTATGAAGTCGAAATTTTAGGATTTGTCTTTGGTGAAGCAGCAGTTTTTCCCCAATCAGAAATTCAGATTCATCAGTTCATAGGTCATAAATATCCCCAATTTTTGGGTTCGGCGGCAGAACTATTAAAAAGAATTGATGGTGATATTATTTATGCGATGAGACCTAAACCTACAACTTTAGGTCTATCTTTATGGAAAAAATTAAGAACTCGTCTGCCAGTAATTTTAGATATAGATGATTGGGAATTAAGCTGGTATGGAGGGGAAAAATGGCAGTATCGTCCCTCTTTGAAGCAACTTTATCGAGATATTTTCAAGCCAGATGGAGCTTTACGCAATCCCGATCATCCTTTGTATTTAAAATTTTTGGAAGGGATTGCGCCAAAAGCTGATGCAGTAACAATTCATACTAAATTTTTACAAGAACGCTTTGGTGGTATTTACATACCTAATGGTAAAGATACTGATTTATTTAACCCCATTAACTACGATGCCGAAGAAAGTCGAGCTTTTTATGGATTATCCGACTACAGGATTTTAATGTTTCCTGGTGCGCCCAGACCATATAAAGGGGTTGAAGATATCCTTACGGCGTTGGATATTCTCAATGAACCGGATTTAAGACTCGTAATTGTGGGCGGTAGTCCTTATGATGACTATGATGCTCAACTTATGGAAAAGTGGGGACGTTGGATTATTAAGTTACCTAAATCTCCACCTACGCAAATGCCAAAAATTGTTGCGGCTGCACATATTATTGTGGTTCCTCAACGTAATACACCTGCTGCTTTAGCCCAGTTTCCCTTGAAATTAACTGATGGGATGGCAATGGCTAAGCCGATTTTAGCGACAAATGTCGGGGATATTCCAGAAATTGTCGGGGAAACGGCTTATTTGGTTGAGCCTGCTTGCCCTGAAGAAATGGCATCGCAGATTAAGTTAATATTTGCCGACTGGGATGCAGCAAGCGATCGCGGTCGTCAAGCTAGAGTAAGATGTATAGAAAAATACAGTATATCGGCTATGGCTAGTACTCTACAGTCAGTTATTGCTAGTTTGTAAGTATTCATAGGGATACGGTAATGATTAGTAGCCAATACAATGAGAAGTTAATCAAGCCTTGATTGATTATGTTACAAATAATTCTAGTGTTACCCTAACGAATAAACTAAATGCCTAATCAACGCATCTTACTAAAATTTGCGAAACCATACCCAGGATTAATTCTACTGACGATAATATTAGGATTTTCTGGAGCTTT harbors:
- the rplI gene encoding 50S ribosomal protein L9 — translated: MAKRVQLVLTKDVSKLGRSGDLVEVAPGYARNYLIPQSLATHATPGILKQVERRREQERQRQAELKQQALEQKASLEKVGSLKIAKQVGENEAIFGTVTSQDVADAIQAATSQEVDRRGITIPDIGKLGTYKAEIKLFSDVTAVVDIEVVAS
- a CDS encoding phasin family protein, yielding MDSNNWLQQLMMLGIGTTSVVAEKLKQASDELVKDGKLNPEQAKAVMDDIVQQLKSEQGNWDAQMQRQMRNMMQDLGVARQSEVDELRGRIDRLERQVRDLENKLWR
- the gloB gene encoding hydroxyacylglutathione hydrolase, whose amino-acid sequence is MQVIRLAALSDNYIFLLHDPQQNIAAVVDPAESEPVLKQLAQLNAELVAIFNTHHHNDHVGGNQQLIQKFPQVKVYGGAEDKGRIPGQQVFLQQGDRVQFADRVADVIFVPGHTRAHIAYYFPPQTPNEPGELFCGDTLFAGGCGRLFEGTPAQMVESLTKLRSLPENTRVWCAHEYTLKNLQFALSVDAGNTDLQKRFDEVQKQRTQGIPTVPSQLGVEKLTNPFLRWEQPALQTAVKSNDPIQTFARIRGLKDRF
- a CDS encoding replicative DNA helicase; this encodes MAEELSFHGDGSDRLPPQNIEAEEAILGGILLDPEAIGRVSDRLLSEAFYVSAHKDIYQAALRLHAQGKPTDLLSVTSWLTDNELLTRIGGRNKLATLVDRTVSAVNIDALAGLVMEKYLRRQLIKAGNEIVHLGYETDKELPIVLDQAEQKVFGVTQERPQSGLVHIADTLINNFQEIEDRNQGIALPGIPCGFYDLDAMTSGFQRSDLIIVAGRPSMGKTAFCLNLANNIAAGMKLPVAVFSLEMSKEQLVQRLLASEAQIESGYLRSGRLSQTQWEPLSRAISMLSEMPIFIDDTPNITVTQMRSQARRLQAEQGLELGLIVIDYLQLMEGGGDNRVQELSKITRSLKGLARELSVPVIALSQLSRGVEARTNKRPMLSDLRESGCLTGDSLITLADSGLQVPIKELVGKSGFAVWALNQATMKLEKAVVSNAFSTGIKPVFTLTTRKGCKIRATANHKFLTIHGWRRLDELSPRQHLCLPRHLPSLGKQTMTYAEVALLGHLIGDGCTLPRHAIQYTTREIDLAENVVFLAKEVFGDAITPRISPERGWYQVYLSATQRLTHSVRNPVAKWLDSLGVFGLRSYEKFVPQELFLQPIELISCFLRHLWSTDGSIKLVRGKKPRPIAYYATSSYRLAVDVQTLLLKFGINATLKTVPQLGKGRDQYHVKITGKPDLELFILHIGAVGKYKLGSLQQIFEHLENCIHNTNRDTIPKDVWKKLVLPAMQSAELTTRELHSKIEISYCGSTLYKANLSRERALKVAEVVQSSELLALAQSDVYWDEIVAIEYSSEEEVFDLTVPGLHNFIANNIIVHNSIEQDADLVIMLYRDDYYNSDSPDRGIAEVIVAKHRNGPTGTVKLLFDPQFTKFKNLARSGY
- a CDS encoding TIGR03792 family protein, coding for MVIEFLKFKVDPDLREAYIQKDAEIWTTALARYPGFLGKEVWINPHNFTEVVFVIHWETKEHWQAIPTEDLQAIEQTFSQAVGHGYELVESGEYQVRKFPHS
- a CDS encoding FKBP-type peptidyl-prolyl cis-trans isomerase; protein product: MKAILLSIGLMLVCVVVLVLAQVGGKQDSAIAANLPQTPPAVTSVKENNTPTKKNNMSDANAVTTASGLKYVEIKEGTGATPKTGQTVVVHYTGTLEDGTKFDSSRDRNSPFNFKIGVGQVIKGWDEGLSTMKVGGRRTLIIPSDLGYGARGAGGVIPPNATLIFDVELLEVK
- a CDS encoding HEAT repeat domain-containing protein — encoded protein: MILDWLAVWGVTQAVGFAFKSIFEDLAKDAAKDWAKDLLKSVPNNILQKLQKEDIETAAGTALKEFLQLMQQELEDADLEGSELEKYTQPLSIFIQDKSLKNLLGLPFKPDCQVINSQSLAKAWYENNLPNLPQEFDWERLAKRYLKKVKAIIRESDKLRPILDSQHLEEVRDSLQQIANIPTEFDLLGYQEGLRERYGNLRLDSLDTTGYAYNELKLWRMFIAQNVREVHQVLPQVHELPKEHLKQLRESHQIEDISLDELAYYKQVYLNQPTFSVLDIINNRQNYQYIVILGDPGSGKSTLLQFLALNWAETPLGSAISQPLPLLIELRTYMRRRENNECSNFLDFFHKSSGIVHHLNQHKLHEQLKTGNALVMFDGLDEVFELGKREDIITDIHRFTNQYPDVRVIVTSRVIGYKPQRLRDAEFRHFMLQDLEPEQIQDFIHRWHELTFSDEGDRRRKKERLHRAIDTSVAIAELAGNPLLLTMMAVLNRNQELPRDRATLYEQASRVLLHQWDVERALVEDYRLDPKTIDYKDKQAMLRQVAYKMQTSAKGLAGNLISTGDLEKILIRYLKNIEFDQPVIVARVMINQLRTRNFMLSYLGADYYAFVHRTFLEYFCAWEFVWQFKETQTLSIQDLNQEVFGKHWQDETWHEVLRLITGMIEPRFVCEILEYLMAQNGEQDKFINIFLAAKCLAEVRNRLLVAATATKLLQQIKALTKYDLGYYYQPYLDEEETQLVQEIRSQAVTSVATTWKDDSETLPWLQQLATSDERDYVRRVALQELARSFKDDPDTLSWLKKCATIDNDWTVRQAAVQELARGFRDDPDTLPIVKQRGTIDDNEYVRQAAMQELARGFKDNPNTLPWLKGRAVTDNSGAVRQVVVQELVRAFKDSPDTLSWLKGCATSKDWTVRQAAVQELARVFKDDPDTLSTLQQSVASDDNEYVRQAAVQELARVFKDHPDTLSILQQSAIADKSFDVRQAAVQELARGFKDEPQTLPWLKGRATIDNDKYVRRAAVQELARGFKDDPDTLSILKGRAVVDTHSDVRRAAVQELARGFKDDPDTLSILKQRATSDDNESVRRAAVQELARGFKNDPDTLPILKKRATSDKYANVRQGALQELARGFKDDPDTLPILKKRAVSDNHLDVRHTALQELTRSFKNDPSMFDVFYHCAMNDPFTREYNFQHNPRQLALETIIEQYPHHPQTVQLLRDRAQNDPDEQVREFACKKLAQLDMTIQN
- a CDS encoding glycosyltransferase family 4 protein, which translates into the protein MNLQANKSSLKVSIIVSDLSSAGAGRWGGGSVRSFLLAQALQKLNYEVEILGFVFGEAAVFPQSEIQIHQFIGHKYPQFLGSAAELLKRIDGDIIYAMRPKPTTLGLSLWKKLRTRLPVILDIDDWELSWYGGEKWQYRPSLKQLYRDIFKPDGALRNPDHPLYLKFLEGIAPKADAVTIHTKFLQERFGGIYIPNGKDTDLFNPINYDAEESRAFYGLSDYRILMFPGAPRPYKGVEDILTALDILNEPDLRLVIVGGSPYDDYDAQLMEKWGRWIIKLPKSPPTQMPKIVAAAHIIVVPQRNTPAALAQFPLKLTDGMAMAKPILATNVGDIPEIVGETAYLVEPACPEEMASQIKLIFADWDAASDRGRQARVRCIEKYSISAMASTLQSVIASL